The genomic window CCCGGCCTCGAGCAGCGCCAGCGCGGCCTCGACGGCCGCGTGCTCGCTCCCATCGCGCTCGTCGTAGCGCTCGTAGGCCTCGAGCACGGCGGTCCGATCGGCCTCGGCGAGGTCGGCCCACGCGTCCCGGGCCGCGAGCACATCGTCGAGTCGCGATTCCATCGCCTCACGGCCGTCGAGCGGTGTGAGCACCCGGATTCGATCGGCCGCCCGTTGAGTGACTGCGTGCTCGACCGCGAGATCCAGTAGCTCCTTGTAAGCCGACCGCGCGTCGCTGGTCGAGAGGATATCCATGCCAGCGCCGCCGGTCGCCCGCCGGAGGATACGGGTCGCGCGGCCGCGAGCGAGTCCGGCGTCCGCGAGCGCCCGCACGTCGCCGCTCTCGATCGCCCGGATCGCCGCCTCTCTCCCTAACTCGTCGACCAGCGTCTCCCGCGTCTTCGGGCCGACCCCCCAGTACTCCTCGAGTCGCATACGTGGTGACTCGTGGCGACTGTCTTGAACGCTGTGTCATGTTGCCGCGCGCCGGTCCATGGGAGACGCTGGTATCGACCGCGCCCGTTCGGAATAGCCGACATCCGCTCGAGCGAACCGGTCCGCTGTACGTTCGCGTGTCGGTACACGTCCGTCCACAACATATACACGAATGTGGGTATGTTTCTCCTCGAGGGGGAGTCGAAGAAGCACAAACACGGGGATTTTTATCGGCTCGGTGCCCTACTGACTCCCATGACTGATGGGCGGGGCGAAACTCCCCGGCGAACAGGGATGACCGAAAAGTGTGGCGTCGTCGGCGTCGCACTCGACGGTCGAGACGCGGCACGACCGTTGTACTACGCGCTCTACGCACTCCAGCACCGCGGGCAGGAGTCCGCGGGGATCGTCACTCACGACGGGTTCCAACAGCACAGCCACGTCGAAATGGGGCTCGTGGGGGACGCCTTCGGCGAGGACGACCTCGACGCGCTCAACGGGGCCGCGGGGATCGGCCACGTCCGGTATCCGACGGCCGGCTCGGTCGACTCCTCCTGTGCACAGCCCTTCTCCGTCTCCTTTAAGAGCGGCTCGCTCGGTCTGAGCCACAACGGCAACCTCGTCAACGCCGACGAGATCCGCGACGAACTCGCCGCCGCGGGGCATGCCTTCACCAGCGACGGCGACACCGAGGTCATCGCCCACGACCTCGCGCGCAACCTCCTCGAGGAGGATCTGGTCCGCGCCGTCAAGCGCACGATGGGGCGGATCCACGGCTCGTACTCGCTGACGATCACCCACGACGACACGGTCCTCGGCGTGCGCGATCCGCAGGGGAACCGCCCCCTCTGTATCGGGGAACTCGAGGACGGCTACATCCTCGCCTCCGAGTCGGCCGCGATCGACACCTTAGATGGGGAACTCGTCCGCGACGTTCGGCCGGGGGAACTCGTCGTCCTGCAGGACGACGGGCAGGGCTTTGACTCCTACCAGCTCGTCGAGAACGAGAACACCGCCCACTGCTTCTTCGAGCACGTTTACTTCGCACGCCCCGACAGCGTGATCGACGACACGCTCGTCTACGAGGCCCGGCGGAACCTCGGTCGCAAGCTCTGGGAGGAAAGCGGCGTCGAGACCGATGTCGTGATGCCGGTCCCCGACTCGGGACGCGCGTTCGCGTCGGGCTACGCCGACGCGGCGAGCGAGACGACCGCCGACGGCGAGGCCCGCGACGCGGATGACGACGGCGTCGAGTTCGCCGAGGGGCTGATGAAGAACCGCTACGTCGGCCGTACCTTCATCATGCCTACCCAAGACGAGCGCGAACGCGCGGTGCGGCTGAAGCTCAACCCGATCAAGTCCACGATCGAGGGCAAGACTGTCACCGTCATCGACGACTCGATCGTCCGCGGGACCACCTCGACCCAGCTCGTCCAACTGCTCAAGGACTGCGGGGCCGAGGCGGTCCACGTCCGCATCGGCGCGCCGGCGATCGTCGCCCCCTGTTACATGGGCATCGACATGGCCACCCGCGAGGAGCTGATCGCCGCGGACAAATCGACCGACGAGATCCGCGACGAGATCGCCGCCGACAGTCTCGCCTATCTCTCGACCGACGCCGTCGCAGACGTGCTCGAGAAAGAACGGATCGACCTCTGTCTGGGCTGTGTCACGGGCGAGTACCCCTACGACATCGAGGGCGAAGAAACCGACCGCGACGTGAGCCGTCCCGATGTGGGCGGTCAGCAGTTGCCCGCGGACGACTAACAACGAAATTTTGCGCTGCGTTCTGAGCGGACGGATGCGCCGATAGCGCATCCGTCCGCTCGTCACTCGGCAAAATTTCGATCAAAAGCACTCCTCCTTCCCCTCCAGCCGCGCGTCGCGCGGCTTCCGGGTCAGTCGTCGGCCCGCTCGCGCCACCGGCGCTCGCGGTCGTAAACGGTGTCCGTCGTCTCCTGCTCACCCTTGGAACGCCTCCGCGAACTCCGCCGGGAGCGTGCCGATATCGATCCCCCACGCGATCGGGAGCCAGCCGACCGCGACCAGCGTGATCAGGACGATCCCGATGACGTTGAGTCCGACGCCGACCTTGGCCATCTGGGGCAGCGTGATGTAGCCGCTACCGAAAACGATCGCGTTCGGCGGGGTCGCGACCGGGAGCATGAACGCGAACGAGGCGGCGGTCGCGCCCGCGATCATGAGTCCGAAGGGGTGGACGCCGATGCCGACCGCGACGCCGGCGAGGATCGGCATGAGCATCGCCGTCGTCGCCGTGTTCGAGGTGACCTCCGTCAGGAAGATCGTCATCAGCACCACGGCGAACAGGATCGCGATCATCGACACGCCCTCGAGGAGGCCGAGCCCCTCGCCGATCCACGCCGCGAGGCCGGTCTCGCCGAAGGCGTTCGCGATGGAGAGCCCGCCGCCGAACAGGAGGATGACCCCCCACGGGATGTCGACGGCGTTCGTCCAGTCGAGCAGGAAGGTGTGGTCGCCCTCGGCGGTCGTCGTCGGCAGCGTAAACAGGACCAGCGCGCCGCCGATGGCGACGATCGTATCGGCGTCCTCCGGCGGCGCGACGCCGAAGAGCGGATCGATCAGGCTCGCGCCGATCCAGGACGCCGCCATCGCGACGAAGACCACGGCGACCATCCGCTCCTGTCTGCTCATCGATCCGAGCCGCTCGAGTTCGCGGTCAATCGTGTCCGCGCCGGCTGGGAGTTCCTCGAACTGGGGCGAGACCGCTCGAGTGACGTAGCCGTAGACGGCGACGAGGCCGATGATCGAGATCGGCACGCCGTAGAGCATCCACTCGGCGAAGGAGACGGACTGGTCGAACAGCTCCGAGGCCTGCCCCGCGAAGAGTACGTTCGGCGGGGTGCCGATCAACGTCGCGACGCCACCGACGGACGCGCCGTAGGCGATACAGAGCATCAGCGCGACGCCGAACGAAAAGTTCCCCTCGCTGGTGTCGACCTCGAGACCAGTCTCGTCGACCAGATCGGCGGTCTGGTAGATGACCGCCAGCGCGATGGGGACCATCATCATCACGGTTGCGCTGTTCGAGACCCACATCGAGAGGAAGGCCGTCGCGAGCATGAACCCGAGGATGAGCCGCGAAGGCTCGGTGCCGACCGCTTTGATCGTCCGCAGCGCGATTCGCCGGTGGAGTCCCCACCGCTGCATCGCCATCGCGAGGAAGAACCCGCCCATGAAGAGGAAGATCAGCGGGTGGCCGTAGGACGGCGTCGTGTCCGCGACGGGGAGCGCCCCGGTCAGCGGGAACAGAACGATCGGGAGCAGCGACGTGGCGGGGATCGGAATCGCCTCGGACATCCACCAGACGGCGACCCACGCGGTGACGGCGGCGACGGCCTTTCCCGCGGCCGAGAGCCCGTCCGGCGTCGGCGAGAGGAAGATGAGCGCGAACAGGACGGGTCCGAGGACGAAGCCGATCTTCTGCCGGAGCCCGTACGTGCCGCCGACATCGAACGGCGAGCCACCGTCGTCGCTGCGGTCGCCACCGCCGGAGCCGTCGTTGCCGTCACCGCCGCGGTGAGTCCCGTCGCCGGTTCGGGCACCCTCGCTCGCCTCCCGGTCGCGACCGCCGTCGGGGAACACCCGCCGTGCGAGGCGACGTTCCTCGGCCGTCAGGTCGTCCATGTCCGCGATCATGGCCGGCGCGTCGAGCGTGAGATACGCCTTCGTCCGGGTGTTGACGGTCCACAGATACGCCCACAACCGCCGGGAGACCGATCCCACGGTCGACTCTCGCTCCGTCACCATTCTCCCCGTTGCTCCCACAGGAAGGCGTATAAATAGTGATCGCTTACGTCATCGCGACGACCGAAAACGGAAGCGAACAGGATACGAGGCGGTCCGGACAAGTCGAGGTATGCCACTGCTGCAGTTCGATACGACACTGTCGCTATCGGATGCAGAGAAAACCGCCTTCGCCGACCGGGTCACGGAGCTGTATACCGATGAGATGGCGACGACCGCGGGACACGTCGCCGTGACGATCCGGGACCGCGAGCCGGCGGACCTCCACCTCGGGCGCGCCGTCGATGGCCCGCTGGTGTTTCTCGACGCCGAGATACGGCAGGGCCGATCGCTCGAGCGAAAACGCTCGTTCGCGCTGGCGACCATGGCCTACCTCGGGGACACGTTCGATGTCCCCGACGAGAACATGAAGGTCGTGTTCACCGAACATCCGGGCGAGTCGATGATGGGCGTCGACCGCGTCGGCGGCGAGTGGGACGGTGACGGCGAAGATGGCGACTGAGTCTCGGGACTCGAGCCGATATCCGACCCACTCCGGCCGGGTTCGAACGGCGGGGTCCCCGCGGACGGTAGCGGCATCGACCGCTGAAACCACTATCCGTCTCGATCCCGAACGGCTACGCATGTACCGCGTGTTGCTTCCCGTCGACGACACCGAATCGCGAGCGCGGGACCAAGCGGCGGCCGTCCGCGACCTCCCGGGCGCAGCGACCGAGATCTCGGTCGACGTGCTCCACGTCCGCGAAGACGCCGGCGGAACGGACGCCGAGTGGGCGGCGGGCGGGTTCGCCGAGGAGTACGCCGACGAGATGGAGCGCCTGCAGGGGGACGAGTCGCTCCCCGGGTCGGTCGAGGCGGCGGTCGACGTACTGGAAGCGGGCGATCTCGAGTGGACGGTTCGAACGGCGACGGGCGATTCCGCGGAGACGATCCTCGAGGCGGCCGAGGAGTACGACAGCGATCTGATCGTTATCGGCGTCCGCAGTCGGTCGCCGGTCGGCAAGGTACTCTTCGGGAGCGTCGCGCAGGCGGTGATCCTCGATAGCGATCGGCCGGTAACGGTTGTCCCGGCAAACTAACAGTCACGCTCGCGGCGGCGCGTCGGTTCGATCGATTACCGCAGGCAGGCCGCGACGACCTCGAGCATCCCCTCACCGCGGACCTCTTCCGCAAAGAGGGGGACCCGCCGAACGTCGGTGCCGCGGAAGAGATCCTGTGCCTCGGCGAGCGCGCCTTGTTGGACATCCCACCGCCGCTGACAGAACTCGCAGTCGTCGAGATTCGGCTGCAGGAACTCGCCGTCGACGTCGTCGGTGACGTTCGACAGCGGCTCCATCACCCGGTTGACGACGACGGTGCCGACGGGAATCTCGAACTCTCGGAGCTGCTGGCGCAGGCGCTTCGACTCGAAGACGCTCATCTCCTCGGGGATCATGACGATCCGGAAGTCCGTCCGCGCGGGATCCCGCAGGGCCGCCCGCAGGCGCTCGATGCGCTCGCGGAGGACTTCCAGGTCCTCGAGGTCGCTGCCGTCGTCGGGCTCCTCGCCACCGCCGAACATCCCCTTGACGCCGTCGAGCATGCCGCCGATGCGCTGGCGGAACTTCACCAGTCGGCCCATCATGGAGTCCATAATCTCGGGCAATTGCAGCAGCCGGAGCGTGTGGCCCGTCGGGGCCGTGTCGACGATCACGCGCTCGAAGCGCTCGTCGTCCATGTACTCGAGCAGGAGCTGCATCGCCGCGGCCTCGTCCGCGCCGGGCATCGCGCCGCCGAAGAGGGCGTCCATCGGCGACTCGCCGCCGAGCATCTCGCCGAGCCCGCCGAGGGGACCGCCCTCGGCTCCCTCGCCGCCGGGGAAGGGAGAACTCCCGCCGCCGACCCCGTTCGCCCCGCCGGAGAACGGGCCCTCTGCGTCTGCCTCTGCATCTGTACCCGCTCCTGCGCCCGCGCCGCCGAAGGGAGTCTCGCCTCGCTCCATTGCGGCCTCCGGATCGATCTCGGCCGCGTAGAGAGGGATGTCGTCGCGGATTCGGTCGGGCTCGGCCGGGATGTCGGTCTCGAAGGTGTCCGAGAGCGAGTGGGCCGGATCGGTCGAGACGATCAGCGTCCGGGTGCCGCCGCGGGCGCTGTCGAGCGCGGTCGCGGCCGCCATCGTCGTCTTCCCGACGCCGCCTTTCCCACCGTAGAGGACGTACTCGGGACCGTCGATTGGCTCGTCGGACGGTTCGACGTCGACGGTCTCGCGCTCGCCCGTCTCCGCGTCGTCGACCGAGTCGGTCGGCGTCACCTCGATGGTGTGTCCGTCGTCGCTGTCCCTCGCCGCGTCCCCGTCCTCGTCGACCGGTTCGACGTCGATGCCGCTCATACCGCGCGTTTCCCGGTCCCGACACGAGTATTCGTCGGTCTCGATTACGGTCGCCTAACCGACTGCCCCTATCGCTCCGTCACCGAGGGCCGAGCCGGTGGCTCGTCCCCGCGGACGATATCGCAAAGCGCCAGCGCGATCGGCACGGCCCACAGCGTCACGTACAGCGCGTGGGCGAGCGGGCTCGAAACGAGCGCGTAGCGGAGCCTCGCCCACCCCTCGAGTGGAACGGCGTCTCGAGCCGCGCGGTAGGCAACCACGCTGTAGTATGCCCAAACGGCCGCGTTGCAGGCGACGAGAACGCCCAGCGGGCCGGCGAGCGAAACCCAGCCGAGCGCGGCCGAGACGAGCACCGCGATCGCGAGCGGAATTCCGACGACGTTCGTCACTGCGAGCAAGTGCATCACCGCCGTCCCTGCAACGAATCGGACCCGGTCGGACCTGGATCGATCGGGTGCGTGTGGACACCGGTACGAGTCGCGAACCTGCTGTCGGCTCTGCTGAACCCACGCGTCGATAGCCGTGGGACACCGAGTTCGGAGGTACCGATCCAGTACGCCGACCGCGCCGTTTCGGCGGGGTTCCGTCCCGCCGCGGGTCGTCGCTCCCGTCGCGTCGTCGCGTCGCCGGCCTTCGAGGTCGTTTAGCACGCGGGCCGTCGCGAACGTTCCCTCCTCGAGCGGTCGGCACGGCTCACTTCCCGCGTTCGTGGACGGCAGATCCGATCGAACCGCGCTCCCCATCGACTCGAGCAGGGGGACGGGACCGTCGTGGACGTTCCCCGCGGTTCGTTTCGCCCGCACGATATCGTACTCCTCGAGGCCGACGACGGCGAGTTCGAACGCGTCGACGGGGAGCCGCGTGCCCGCGACACAGGCGGTGACGATGTCGTCGGCGGCGAACGAGCGTGTCGCAAGTGCCTCGGACAGCGCGGCCGCTTCGGTTCGAGAACCGCTGCCGCCACCAGTACCTGCCCGCCGATCCGTCACCCGGGCATCCGTGACGATCTCGCCGTCGATCCCGATCAGCGACACCGCCAGACCGTTCGCTCGTCCCGATTCGACGGCGTCGGACGGATCGACCGCGGCGCGGTCCTCGAGCCCGTAGACGACGGCCACGGAGACCTGACTGGCGGGATAGGTCTGGCCCGCGATCGACGCGAGGGTCCCCTCGAGCGAGTCCCACCGGTCTCCGGCGACGGGGACGAACACGTGGATCCGCCGCCGGAGACGTGCGGGGAGGCGACAGTCGGGTCCGAAATTGTGGTCGACGGGTGGTGCCGGCCGAGCCGTAGGGTCGCCGCTGGACGACGAGCTGTGATCGCCGCCGCCTCGAGGCCGTGGTCGCCGCGGTCGTCGCTTCGGGTCGGCCACCGTTCCCTCGAGCACTCGACCGAGCGTCCGTTCGTCGACTGCGTCGACCGGGCGGCGAGCGAACAGGACCACGAGTCCGCAGTTGACGACGAGGTAGCCGACTTGGGTCACGACGAACGCGGCGACGACGGCCTTGAGTAGCATTCCTCACTGGCCACGGCCTCCCCGCGTATCTGTATTGCGGCCGGACAGTCGCCGCTCGAGAACGGTTTCGGTGGCGACGACGCACGGACCGTTTCGGTGGCGACGGCACTCACTCGAAGTAGGCTGCCAGTCGCTCGGCCGCTTCCTCGACGCGCGGGGTCACGAGGGCGAACCGCAACCACTCCGTCCGCGAGTCGCCGAAGGCCTCCCCGGGCATCCCGGCCACGCCGGCCTCGTCGATCAGTCGCTCGACGTTCTCGAGCGTGCCCGGGTAGTCGTCGAAGCGGGCCATCACGTAGAACGACCCGTCTGGACGGGTGTACTCGGCTCCCGCCGCCTCGAGCGCGTCGGTAAAGGTCGTGACGCGCTCGCGGAGGCGTTCGCGGTTGCGCTCGTAGTAGTCCGGCCTCGTCTCGCGCAGGGCGTTCAGGACCGCGTACTGGCCGGGTCGGGTAGTCGCGACGTTGACCAGCATGTGTCGGCTCTTGGCGTCGTCGACGAGTTCCGGCGGGAGGATCGCGTAGCCCACCCGAACACCGGTGATCGCCATCGACTTCGAAAACGCGTTCGTGACGATCCGGTGGGCCGAATCGGTCTCGAGCGCGCTCGCGAACTCGCCCGAGAGGTCGTAGTGGTCGTAGACCTCGTCGCTGATCAGGATCGCGTCGTATTCTTCGGCGACGGCGACGAGTTCCCGCATCGTCTCGGCGGGGTAGACCGCGCCGGTCGGGTTGTTCGGCGTGGTCACGACGATCGCGGCGGTCTCCTCGCTCGCGGCCGCGCGGACGGCGGCGGGGTCGAGTTGCCCGTCGTCGGCGGTCGCGACGAACCGCTGTGTTCCGCCGAGCATCGTCGTCTTGCCGGGATAGTAGGGATAGACCGGATCGGTCAGCAGGATCTCGTTCCCGGAGTCTCGCTCGAGGGCCCGCGCCATCGCGAGGTAGTTCGCCTCGCCCGCGCCGTTCGTGACGATGACCTGCTCGGCGTCGATGCCGCGGCGCGTGGCGATCTCCTCGCGTAACTCGAGCAGCCCCTCGCTGGGCGGGTACTGGAACCGGTCGGGCTCGAGGTCGGCGTACTCGCGCAGGCCGTCCCGGAGCGCCTCGGGGGGCTCCCAGTCGGGGTTCCCGCTGACCATGTCGATGACGTCGCGGTCCGCCGCGTCCGCGTACTCCATGACCCGGAAGAAAAGCGGCGTCTCGTAATCCATAGTCGGTACTGGACGGCCGCTGCTGGTTTGGCTTTTCGTTTCCGCGCCGAGCGCGACGGAATTCGGCCGCTCGAGTTTGGCCGAACCAGTTGGGTGGTGACCCACACTGGGCCGGCAACCCTCGCTTTCACAACGATTCCGCCCCTCGATTCGGGTATGAACGACGACATCGACCGCGAGCTGCCGATAGAGATCGCCGACGCCTTGCGGGACGCCGAGGAGACGCTGGCCGTCGCCGAGTCCTGTACCGGCGGCCTGATCGGTGCCGCGATCACCGCCGTCCCGGGCGCGAGCGACTACTTCGATTCGGGGCTGACGACCTACGCCTACGACGCCAAGCGCCGCCACCTCGGCGTCAGTCGGGAAGCCCTCGACGAACACGGTGCCGTCTCCGAACCCGTGGCTCACGAGATGGCACGGGGAATCCGAGACGTGGCGGACGTGACGTGGGGTATCTCGACGACCGGTGTCGCCGGCCCCACCGGCGGCACCGACGCGAACCCGGTCGGCACCGTCTACATCGGCGTCTCCTACGCGGGGCCGTGGGGGTCCGAGGACTCGTACTCGACCGTCTCTCGCTACGTCTTCGACGGCGATCGCGCGGACGTCCGCGCCGCGACCGTCGAGCAGGCGCTCGAGGACCTGCTCGCGGAACTCGAGGCGCGCTGAGTCGGAGAGGGGGCTCCGATAGCAGATACACATCTGAGAAGCGACACGTCTACCGAAACAGACAGGGATCGGTGACAGTCTCGAGAGTAAACTATTCCCCGGTCGACTCCACAGATGCGGGTAGATGAACAAGAAGGGTCACGTGCTCAACGCCGTTCTGTTGAGCATCGGATTGGGATATTTGCTCGAGCCGACGGGGGATCTGGAGACGTTTCGAACGATCGTGATGATCGGCGTTCCGGTCTCGCTGGGGGCGCTGTTTCCGGACGTCGACACCGCGTTCGGCAAGCACCGGAAGACGCTCCATAACCTGCCGATTCTCGCGGCTTTCGTCGCCTTTCCGTACGTCTTCGGGAACCTCGAGTACGTCTGGATCGGCGTGTTGACCCACTACGTCCTCGATGTCGCGGGGAGCAAACGCGGGATCGCCCTGTTTTACCCCGTCTGGAAGAAGGAGTTCGGGCTGCCCATCGGTGTCGCGGTCAGCAGCAAGCGCGCCGATCTGATGATGGCGTTCGTCACCGTCGCCGAACTGGTACTGGTCGCCCTGATCGTCTTCGAGATCCCCCAGTGGGGCTTCGAGATGGGGCGGAAGACGCTCGGGATATAGGCTCGTGCCGTGAGCGAGGCGCGTGGCCGACCGTCTCGTGAACGTCAGCGAGGGACAGTGCGAACCCGTCGTCAATCGTGGGCGGCGGCAATCGACAGATCGTTCTCGTCGATCTCGACGCGATAGTCGTCGACGGTAAACGCGACCTCGGGGTGTGAGCCGGTGATGACGAGCGTATCGAGCGCTTCCGGATCGATCTGTTCGTACAGGGTCGTTCCCAGCGCCGTCGAGAGGTCGGTCGGGTCGACGCCTTCGATGCCGGCGATCGCGTTGACGATGGCGACGGTCGGCGTCGTGCTTGACCACGTGTATCGACCGGAAAACAGTTCTTCTCCCATGTCTCGTTCCTGTCCGACAGACTGTCGATATCCCACTTAGATATGCGGTGACTATCCGCGCGAAAACCTGCGGTTATCGGAATCGGTAACGCAGTCGACTACTGCTATTCTGAATCGAGAGTCCACGTGAAAATCGCCTAATCTGGTCCGTGACGGGTCGAAATACACCGGTCGCTCTCACTTATCGTCGGTTCGGCGACCACTCGTCGCAGGCGTCCATGTCGTCCATCGCCGTTTCGTGGCGGGCACAGTAGGGAACCATTCCCTCCGACGAGCGGACGTACTCGAAGTGCTCGCAGTTCCCGCAGTAGCGATCCGTCGGTTCGGCCGGCGTCTCGGTCGACGACTCGACGATTTCCGCATCGCGACCGTCGCCCGCCTCGAGCGGCGAGGAGATATCCGAGGCCGCGGAGCCGCCGTCGCTGGTCGCAGCGCCGACGGTCCGGCCGGGAGTCGATCCGGTACCGGAGCCGGTCGCCGATCGCGACGAGCGGCCGGCGGACCCCTCGT from Natrinema versiforme includes these protein-coding regions:
- a CDS encoding CinA family protein produces the protein MNDDIDRELPIEIADALRDAEETLAVAESCTGGLIGAAITAVPGASDYFDSGLTTYAYDAKRRHLGVSREALDEHGAVSEPVAHEMARGIRDVADVTWGISTTGVAGPTGGTDANPVGTVYIGVSYAGPWGSEDSYSTVSRYVFDGDRADVRAATVEQALEDLLAELEAR
- the purF gene encoding amidophosphoribosyltransferase yields the protein MTEKCGVVGVALDGRDAARPLYYALYALQHRGQESAGIVTHDGFQQHSHVEMGLVGDAFGEDDLDALNGAAGIGHVRYPTAGSVDSSCAQPFSVSFKSGSLGLSHNGNLVNADEIRDELAAAGHAFTSDGDTEVIAHDLARNLLEEDLVRAVKRTMGRIHGSYSLTITHDDTVLGVRDPQGNRPLCIGELEDGYILASESAAIDTLDGELVRDVRPGELVVLQDDGQGFDSYQLVENENTAHCFFEHVYFARPDSVIDDTLVYEARRNLGRKLWEESGVETDVVMPVPDSGRAFASGYADAASETTADGEARDADDDGVEFAEGLMKNRYVGRTFIMPTQDERERAVRLKLNPIKSTIEGKTVTVIDDSIVRGTTSTQLVQLLKDCGAEAVHVRIGAPAIVAPCYMGIDMATREELIAADKSTDEIRDEIAADSLAYLSTDAVADVLEKERIDLCLGCVTGEYPYDIEGEETDRDVSRPDVGGQQLPADD
- a CDS encoding metal-dependent hydrolase translates to MNKKGHVLNAVLLSIGLGYLLEPTGDLETFRTIVMIGVPVSLGALFPDVDTAFGKHRKTLHNLPILAAFVAFPYVFGNLEYVWIGVLTHYVLDVAGSKRGIALFYPVWKKEFGLPIGVAVSSKRADLMMAFVTVAELVLVALIVFEIPQWGFEMGRKTLGI
- a CDS encoding HalOD1 output domain-containing protein produces the protein MGEELFSGRYTWSSTTPTVAIVNAIAGIEGVDPTDLSTALGTTLYEQIDPEALDTLVITGSHPEVAFTVDDYRVEIDENDLSIAAAHD
- a CDS encoding pyridoxal phosphate-dependent aminotransferase, which produces MDYETPLFFRVMEYADAADRDVIDMVSGNPDWEPPEALRDGLREYADLEPDRFQYPPSEGLLELREEIATRRGIDAEQVIVTNGAGEANYLAMARALERDSGNEILLTDPVYPYYPGKTTMLGGTQRFVATADDGQLDPAAVRAAASEETAAIVVTTPNNPTGAVYPAETMRELVAVAEEYDAILISDEVYDHYDLSGEFASALETDSAHRIVTNAFSKSMAITGVRVGYAILPPELVDDAKSRHMLVNVATTRPGQYAVLNALRETRPDYYERNRERLRERVTTFTDALEAAGAEYTRPDGSFYVMARFDDYPGTLENVERLIDEAGVAGMPGEAFGDSRTEWLRFALVTPRVEEAAERLAAYFE
- a CDS encoding DASS family sodium-coupled anion symporter; amino-acid sequence: MVTERESTVGSVSRRLWAYLWTVNTRTKAYLTLDAPAMIADMDDLTAEERRLARRVFPDGGRDREASEGARTGDGTHRGGDGNDGSGGGDRSDDGGSPFDVGGTYGLRQKIGFVLGPVLFALIFLSPTPDGLSAAGKAVAAVTAWVAVWWMSEAIPIPATSLLPIVLFPLTGALPVADTTPSYGHPLIFLFMGGFFLAMAMQRWGLHRRIALRTIKAVGTEPSRLILGFMLATAFLSMWVSNSATVMMMVPIALAVIYQTADLVDETGLEVDTSEGNFSFGVALMLCIAYGASVGGVATLIGTPPNVLFAGQASELFDQSVSFAEWMLYGVPISIIGLVAVYGYVTRAVSPQFEELPAGADTIDRELERLGSMSRQERMVAVVFVAMAASWIGASLIDPLFGVAPPEDADTIVAIGGALVLFTLPTTTAEGDHTFLLDWTNAVDIPWGVILLFGGGLSIANAFGETGLAAWIGEGLGLLEGVSMIAILFAVVLMTIFLTEVTSNTATTAMLMPILAGVAVGIGVHPFGLMIAGATAASFAFMLPVATPPNAIVFGSGYITLPQMAKVGVGLNVIGIVLITLVAVGWLPIAWGIDIGTLPAEFAEAFQG
- a CDS encoding tautomerase — protein: MPLLQFDTTLSLSDAEKTAFADRVTELYTDEMATTAGHVAVTIRDREPADLHLGRAVDGPLVFLDAEIRQGRSLERKRSFALATMAYLGDTFDVPDENMKVVFTEHPGESMMGVDRVGGEWDGDGEDGD
- a CDS encoding universal stress protein, with product MYRVLLPVDDTESRARDQAAAVRDLPGAATEISVDVLHVREDAGGTDAEWAAGGFAEEYADEMERLQGDESLPGSVEAAVDVLEAGDLEWTVRTATGDSAETILEAAEEYDSDLIVIGVRSRSPVGKVLFGSVAQAVILDSDRPVTVVPAN
- a CDS encoding TRC40/GET3/ArsA family transport-energizing ATPase, which encodes MSGIDVEPVDEDGDAARDSDDGHTIEVTPTDSVDDAETGERETVDVEPSDEPIDGPEYVLYGGKGGVGKTTMAAATALDSARGGTRTLIVSTDPAHSLSDTFETDIPAEPDRIRDDIPLYAAEIDPEAAMERGETPFGGAGAGAGTDAEADAEGPFSGGANGVGGGSSPFPGGEGAEGGPLGGLGEMLGGESPMDALFGGAMPGADEAAAMQLLLEYMDDERFERVIVDTAPTGHTLRLLQLPEIMDSMMGRLVKFRQRIGGMLDGVKGMFGGGEEPDDGSDLEDLEVLRERIERLRAALRDPARTDFRIVMIPEEMSVFESKRLRQQLREFEIPVGTVVVNRVMEPLSNVTDDVDGEFLQPNLDDCEFCQRRWDVQQGALAEAQDLFRGTDVRRVPLFAEEVRGEGMLEVVAACLR